One window from the genome of Salisaeta longa DSM 21114 encodes:
- the egtD gene encoding L-histidine N(alpha)-methyltransferase encodes MTAPPDALPLIDCNPDRGSFRDDVLNGLQQSPKDIPSKYLYDRRGSQLFDEICTLDAYYPTRTERAIMQTHGSAMTDAVGAGVQLVEYGSGSSLKTRELLDRLDGPAQYVPVDISKEHLLEAAAAIAEDYPHIPVRPVCADYTAPFPLPEAPAAQRTVVYFPGSTIGNFLPAEAQAFLEHIAAVIAPSGGLLVGVDLRKDPAVLRRAYNDPEGVTAAFNKNLLRRINRELEGTFALDQFRHDAPWIADKSRIEMHLVSTMAQTATVAGQSFSFAEGEVIRTEYSHKYTLDAFAQRAQRAGLAVRDVWTDARDWFSVQYLTPVSS; translated from the coding sequence ATGACCGCCCCACCCGACGCGCTGCCCCTCATCGACTGCAACCCAGATCGGGGCTCCTTCCGAGACGATGTGCTGAACGGGTTGCAGCAATCGCCCAAGGACATTCCCTCGAAGTACCTGTACGACCGGCGCGGCTCGCAGCTGTTTGACGAGATTTGCACGCTGGACGCCTACTATCCCACCCGCACCGAGCGCGCCATCATGCAAACGCACGGCAGCGCCATGACCGATGCCGTGGGCGCTGGCGTACAGCTCGTGGAATACGGCAGCGGAAGTAGCCTGAAGACGCGTGAGCTGCTCGACCGCCTCGACGGGCCCGCGCAGTACGTGCCGGTAGACATCTCGAAAGAGCATTTGCTGGAAGCCGCCGCCGCGATCGCAGAGGACTACCCGCACATTCCCGTTCGTCCGGTGTGCGCCGACTACACCGCGCCGTTTCCGCTACCCGAAGCTCCTGCGGCCCAACGAACGGTGGTCTACTTTCCCGGCTCCACCATCGGCAACTTTCTGCCGGCGGAGGCGCAGGCCTTTCTGGAACATATCGCCGCGGTGATTGCGCCATCGGGCGGGCTGCTTGTGGGCGTCGATTTGCGCAAGGACCCGGCGGTTCTTCGCCGCGCCTACAACGATCCAGAAGGCGTTACGGCCGCCTTCAACAAGAACCTGCTGCGTCGCATCAACCGAGAGCTCGAAGGTACCTTTGCGCTCGATCAGTTCCGCCACGATGCCCCCTGGATCGCCGACAAAAGCCGTATCGAGATGCACCTCGTTAGCACAATGGCCCAAACGGCAACGGTCGCCGGACAGTCGTTTTCCTTTGCAGAAGGCGAGGTGATCCGCACGGAGTACTCGCACAAATACACGCTGGACGCGTTTGCACAGCGGGCGCAGCGGGCCGGACTGGCCGTGCGCGACGTATGGACCGACGCCCGCGACTGGTTCAGCGTGCAGTACCTTACACCCGTTTCCTCGTGA
- a CDS encoding glycosyltransferase family 2 protein: MSAPAYVTRVDLSAPVPSFHGLHGYASLHVLVCLGLQPVGRVDVPLAAGTCAAETLAGAIAADTTIIWRDHLPDGTPPPTDSQLQHEGLVGAAAHRLTTTGTQPLVTVAVCTRDRPDALAACLAALQRLRYPAVDLLVVDNAPSSDATERLVRTRFPSVRYVREPRPGLNNARNRALAEARGSIVAYTDDDVRVDPLWVTALVGAFADTPEAMAVCGLVVPEALDTPAQQLFESYGGFERGYKRRRYALRFFGETPPRIYHHNAGRFGTGANMAFRAEVFDHVGGFDPALDVGTPTQGGGDLEMYFRIIQEGHTLVYEPRALVWHQHRATLEALQRQLTTWGTGFWSFAFRSLAAYPGQWKSFAAIVPWWLRHRVSRWLQAWRAGDAVQQQLVACEVRGALKSGIVYWRSRRHAAEWAPRVARPQARHEAAVDLASAA, translated from the coding sequence ATGTCTGCCCCTGCGTACGTAACACGCGTCGACCTGTCCGCGCCGGTGCCCTCCTTCCACGGATTGCACGGCTACGCGTCGCTCCACGTTTTGGTGTGTCTTGGGCTGCAGCCGGTCGGCCGGGTGGATGTGCCCCTTGCAGCGGGAACCTGTGCAGCGGAGACGCTCGCAGGAGCCATTGCCGCCGATACAACGATCATTTGGCGCGACCACCTGCCCGACGGAACGCCGCCGCCGACGGATTCGCAGCTTCAGCATGAAGGGCTGGTAGGAGCCGCGGCGCACCGGCTCACGACAACCGGCACGCAACCACTCGTTACGGTGGCCGTGTGCACCCGCGACCGTCCCGACGCCCTCGCGGCCTGCCTGGCAGCGCTGCAGCGGCTCCGGTATCCGGCCGTAGATCTGCTCGTAGTGGACAATGCGCCATCGAGCGATGCCACCGAACGGCTGGTGCGCACGCGTTTCCCCTCCGTTCGTTACGTGCGTGAACCGCGTCCGGGGCTCAACAATGCCCGCAACAGGGCCCTCGCCGAAGCCCGCGGAAGCATTGTGGCGTACACCGATGACGACGTGCGCGTCGACCCGCTGTGGGTGACTGCGCTGGTGGGTGCGTTTGCCGACACGCCCGAGGCCATGGCGGTGTGTGGACTGGTGGTGCCTGAGGCGCTCGATACGCCGGCGCAACAACTGTTTGAGTCGTACGGCGGCTTTGAGCGCGGGTACAAGCGTCGGCGGTATGCGCTGCGCTTCTTTGGCGAGACGCCGCCGCGAATCTATCACCACAACGCCGGCCGCTTTGGCACGGGGGCCAACATGGCGTTTCGAGCGGAGGTCTTTGATCACGTCGGCGGCTTCGACCCGGCACTCGATGTAGGCACCCCCACGCAAGGCGGCGGCGACCTGGAGATGTACTTCCGCATCATCCAGGAAGGCCACACGCTCGTGTATGAGCCGCGAGCCCTTGTGTGGCATCAGCACCGCGCGACGCTGGAGGCGCTGCAGCGACAGCTCACCACGTGGGGCACGGGGTTTTGGAGCTTTGCCTTCCGCAGCCTGGCGGCGTACCCCGGGCAGTGGAAGAGCTTTGCGGCCATCGTGCCCTGGTGGCTGCGCCATCGGGTGAGCCGCTGGCTGCAGGCGTGGCGCGCGGGCGATGCGGTCCAGCAGCAGCTGGTGGCCTGCGAAGTGCGCGGCGCGCTCAAGAGTGGGATCGTCTACTGGCGGTCGCGGCGTCATGCGGCCGAGTGGGCCCCGCGCGTGGCACGCCCACAGGCGCGTCACGAGGCGGCCGTCGATCTAGCTTCCGCCGCGTAG
- a CDS encoding Uma2 family endonuclease, with protein sequence METVTRSAYEEERGKPMPSKLHSIAQTNLIVTLSGYRPKYQVLSELTLRLGDLDVTPDLVVYRDLSVDFSVDEVRVTEPPLTAVEIASPTQGMQDLLDKIRDLLEHGVQSCWLVLPPLKTITVFTAGMESTTYSSGTITDPVTDIAVEWEAVFATPGSTSEA encoded by the coding sequence ATGGAGACCGTCACACGTTCCGCTTACGAAGAAGAGCGCGGCAAGCCCATGCCAAGCAAACTGCATAGCATTGCTCAAACCAACCTGATCGTTACTCTCTCTGGATATCGTCCAAAGTATCAGGTGCTCAGCGAACTGACGCTTCGTCTCGGCGACCTTGACGTTACGCCAGATTTGGTTGTGTATCGCGATCTGTCTGTTGACTTTTCGGTCGATGAAGTGCGCGTAACCGAGCCGCCGCTAACCGCTGTCGAAATCGCTTCGCCCACCCAGGGCATGCAAGACCTGCTGGACAAAATTCGTGATCTGTTGGAGCACGGGGTGCAGTCGTGTTGGTTGGTGCTGCCGCCGCTGAAAACCATCACCGTATTCACTGCGGGGATGGAATCGACGACGTATTCCAGCGGCACGATTACCGATCCGGTGACGGATATTGCAGTAGAGTGGGAGGCGGTGTTTGCGACGCCCGGTTCAACCTCCGAGGCTTGA